Part of the Coriobacteriia bacterium genome is shown below.
GACTCGAAGTACGTCGACCCGCTGGCGGTGGCCGCTGCCCACGCGCTGTACACCCACGCCGTCCAGGTGCCCAGCACCACAAGCGTGTCCATCGTCGCGCGCCGCACGCGCGCCGCACGCCACGCGCCCGTGAGGAACGGCCAGCCGCCGTATACGAGCACCAGCAGCGACAGCGCGCCCGTGAACGCGTCGTACGCCGCCACGCTGGCGTACTCGCCACGCGCGAACGCCGGCCAGAGCACGAAGTACGTCGGCCACATGACCCACATGCCGATCGCCGCGGAGACGAACCAGCGCAAGAACAGTTCCTCGGTGTCACCGTGGCCGGTCGCGACGTCGCGTGCGGGCGCGGCACGGTATCCCAGCAGCGTCACCCGCGCGAGCATATCCTCGAGTGCGGTCTGCTCCGGGTCCCAGGTCACGCGAAGCAGCGACGCGGCGTAGCTGGCCTCGGCGTCGAGCACGCCCGGAAGCGCCATGAGCGCGTCTTCGAGCACGAGCCCGCACGATGCGCACCACATGCCCTCGATGCGCAGGGTCTCTCGGCGAGCACCGGATGCCGCCGCCGCCGCGGCCTTGCGTGCACCGGCGTCAGCGCCGGCTCGGGCGCGACGGGAGCGTGTCTCGGCGGGGGCGAGCAGCTCGGAAATGCCGGCATCCTCGGCGCTCGTCCACACACGCCGGCAGCCCTCGCAGCAGAAGTCGTGTTCGCGGTCTCGCACCGGCCGCCCAAGGACAGGTAGCCCGCACAGGTCGCAGGCGGTCGACTCGGCAGGCGTCACGATTCGCCGGGCCTAGAGAGCGCCGGCGACAGCGAGCCCCTGGTAGAGCGTCACGCCACCCAGCACCACGACCGAGAACGCCGCCGCCGGCGCGAACCAGCCGCGGGCCGAAGCGCCGAGCAACCCGGTCGCTGCTCCAAATCCGGCGAGCGCGGGCACGGTTCCCAGTCCAAACGCGAGCATCGTGAGCATTCCGAACAGCGGAGCGCCGGAAGCCAGCGCCGCGATCTCAACCGGTACGAGCGGCGCGCAGGGCAGCAGGCCCATGAGCGCGCCGAGCGGCAGCGCCGCCCATCCGCCGGCCTTCGACAGCTTCGACACCGCACGGCCGAACCACGGCAGGCCGGTGAGCCATGCGGTCGGCTCGACGAGACCCGCTCGGCGGCCACGCATCCACGCCACCGCCATCAACGCACCCATCGCCAGCAGCGTCACGCCCGCGGCCACCTTGAGCCACTGCGTCACGGCCGTGGGCGAGAACGGTCCGCCGAGCGTCACAAGCGCACCCGCCTCGCCGAGCAGCCCAAGCAGCAGGCCGATCAGCGCATACGTCCCGAGACGCCCCAGGTGATACGCGAGCTGGAAGACGCCGCTGCGCTTCAGTCCGCCGATGACACGGCCGCTCGTGGAGCAGGCGCTGCCTGTGCCGTCGGTGGTCACAGCGAGCGCGGCCGCCCCATCGGCCACGCTCGCTGCGGCCACGAACGGACCGCACATCGCCAGGCAGTGCCCAAACCCGCCCGTGAGGCCGAGCAGGAACGCCCCCCACAACGACAGCGAGGACAGCCCCGCCATCGACATCTGCACGTGACCCATGTCCATCGGTCAGTTCGCCTTTCGGATCGGAGCTCCTAGCTGAACGTGTAACCGCGCTGTACGAACATCACCACGTAGGCGATCGTCCACAGCACGAAACTGACGATGACGATTCGCACGATGAGCGGCACGGGGCCGTGCGCCTCAGAGATCCCATCCGGGAAGTCGTGGACCGGCTCGATGGGCTCGGGCAGCGAATCCTCGGATCGTGGGTCGCCCTTGAGCGGCTGGCGGAACCAGCCGCCCTTGACCGTCGCCCAAACGATTGCGATGAGAGCGATGCCGACAGCGAGTCCCCAGGACACGGCTGCTATCTGCTGGCTTGCGGGCATCAGAGTGCCTCCTCGGTCCGGGTCGGCATGGGTTCGTCGTTGTCGAGTACTACTCGCGACGCAGCCTCCAGATTGCTCCAGTGACCGCCCACGATCGACAGCCACAACGCGACGGCGGCGCCTACGGTGAACGTGGTGATCACGGCGGTGACCAGGTAGACGGAGAGATCCATCACTTGCCACCTCCCGCGGGCACCGGAGCCGGCGCGTCCTTGGCCTTGGTGAGGTTCATCGCGTAGAAGAGAATCGCCCACTTCTCCTGCTCGGTGAGGATGTTGCGCCATGCGGGCATGGCGGTCGGGTGCATCAGGGTCGCCCCCGTGCCAGCCGAGCTCTTGGGATCGGTCGCTGCGCCCGGGCCCGGATCGGTGCCCACCACGCCGGCGTCGATACGCCAGTACCAGAAGTCCACGCCGGCGGTCTTGGCGGGGTCCTCGGTCAGGTTCGCGGGCGTCGGCATGAGCACGGAGCCGAATACGCCGTCGCCCAGTGCCTTCGCGCCGTGGCAGTTCGCGCACAGGGTGTTGTAGCGCTCCTCGCCCAGCGCCATCATGTCCGGCGTCGGAGCCAGCGGGGCGGGATCGACGGCCATGTACGCGGCCGGGACCTCGTCGCTGACGTCGGTCGGCTCACTGGGCTTCACGAACGTCGCCTTGACGTACTTGATCGCCGCCCAGCGGTCCTCCTCGGAGAGCAGGAGCTGCCACTGCGGCATCGCGGCGTTGCCGATGCCGTGGGACACGCGCCAGTACCAGTCGGAGTCCGGCAGTTCCTTGAGCGCCGGATCCGTGAAGTTGGCCGGAGCTGGCGCCAGGCGCGTACCGTCGGGGCCCTCGCCCTGACCGGCGTCGCCGTGGCACATCCAGCAGCGCTGCAGGTAGACCGTACGACCGC
Proteins encoded:
- a CDS encoding sulfite exporter TauE/SafE family protein, with protein sequence MDMGHVQMSMAGLSSLSLWGAFLLGLTGGFGHCLAMCGPFVAAASVADGAAALAVTTDGTGSACSTSGRVIGGLKRSGVFQLAYHLGRLGTYALIGLLLGLLGEAGALVTLGGPFSPTAVTQWLKVAAGVTLLAMGALMAVAWMRGRRAGLVEPTAWLTGLPWFGRAVSKLSKAGGWAALPLGALMGLLPCAPLVPVEIAALASGAPLFGMLTMLAFGLGTVPALAGFGAATGLLGASARGWFAPAAAFSVVVLGGVTLYQGLAVAGAL
- a CDS encoding HlyD family efflux transporter periplasmic adaptor subunit is translated as MRDREHDFCCEGCRRVWTSAEDAGISELLAPAETRSRRARAGADAGARKAAAAAASGARRETLRIEGMWCASCGLVLEDALMALPGVLDAEASYAASLLRVTWDPEQTALEDMLARVTLLGYRAAPARDVATGHGDTEELFLRWFVSAAIGMWVMWPTYFVLWPAFARGEYASVAAYDAFTGALSLLVLVYGGWPFLTGAWRAARVRRATMDTLVVLGTWTAWVYSAWAAATASGSTYFESAAMIVTIVLIGRWLESFGRRDTASALARLAESAEESAWVVRQGSQASDGADDAERVPVAELAEGATVLVRAGERVPADGVVLQRLARASELVQGGQPVLVMGDTDEGWIVRAALADRDAVRVNVGDTAKVAFDAFPERRFDGRVTRVGSSADPYTGTV